From bacterium BMS3Abin08, the proteins below share one genomic window:
- the kch gene encoding voltage-gated potassium channel Kch, with product MRKRAIISLALVFVVLLIGTVGFSAIEGWSLFESLYMTVITLSTIGYKEVRPLSDAGKLFTIIFIFFGVGVVAYVINNGIRVVFEGEIQKAFGRRKLEKKLKTMKNHYIVCGYGRMGRIICKELRAKGVPVVVIEKERQELDGDTGHVFIYGDATRDEFLKDAAIERAKGLISVLSTDAQNLYVVLSARGLNPDLLIVARAGDEGSERKLLRAGADRVVSPYYIGGLRIAQTVLKPAVVDFLEFATKSGNLELQLEEIEVSEASAMSDKTIHEAGVGRELGVIIVAIKRKTGEMRFNPVHNTRIKPGDTLIAIGETEKLDMLEEMARNNGK from the coding sequence TTGCGCAAGAGGGCAATCATCTCATTGGCGCTTGTCTTTGTTGTTCTGTTGATCGGAACAGTAGGGTTTTCTGCTATTGAAGGATGGTCTCTTTTTGAGTCCCTTTACATGACGGTTATCACGCTCTCGACTATCGGATACAAGGAGGTAAGGCCCCTCTCGGATGCCGGAAAGCTGTTTACCATAATCTTCATATTCTTTGGTGTGGGTGTTGTTGCATATGTCATCAATAACGGAATAAGGGTAGTGTTCGAGGGAGAAATACAGAAGGCCTTCGGGAGGCGCAAATTGGAAAAGAAACTGAAAACAATGAAGAATCACTACATCGTATGCGGGTATGGAAGGATGGGAAGGATAATCTGCAAGGAACTGAGGGCCAAGGGTGTACCCGTGGTAGTGATCGAAAAAGAGAGGCAGGAACTGGATGGCGATACGGGACATGTATTTATCTATGGCGATGCGACAAGAGATGAGTTTCTCAAAGATGCAGCGATAGAACGTGCTAAGGGGCTGATTTCAGTCCTGTCAACCGATGCCCAGAATCTTTATGTCGTGTTGAGTGCAAGGGGACTCAATCCTGATCTCCTGATCGTTGCACGTGCAGGAGATGAAGGCTCGGAACGGAAGCTCCTGAGGGCCGGTGCCGACAGGGTTGTCTCTCCATATTATATTGGTGGTCTCAGGATTGCCCAAACCGTCTTGAAACCCGCTGTTGTTGATTTCCTCGAGTTTGCCACGAAGAGTGGAAACCTTGAACTCCAGCTCGAAGAGATCGAGGTATCCGAGGCCTCAGCTATGTCGGATAAGACCATTCATGAGGCAGGGGTCGGAAGGGAGCTTGGAGTGATTATTGTGGCCATAAAGAGAAAGACGGGTGAGATGAGATTCAATCCCGTGCATAATACGAGAATAAAGCCCGGGGATACGCTTATTGCCATTGGTGAGACGGAAAAGCTGGACATGCTTGAAGAGATGGCTCGAAATAACGGAAAATAA
- the uvrC gene encoding UvrABC system protein C: MHKTTEAMRKKLNMVPDRPGVYIFKDEQERILYIGKAKRLKNRLRSYFRRSASLEPRKTAMMRKVVDFSYVITGSELEALALEVNLIKQHRPRYNVVLRDDKNYPYLRLTVKERWPRLEVVRRIKKDGSIYFGPYIPASSMWETLAFIRRHFHIRPCRYSLDRPMRPCIQFQMRRCPAPCAGLVPDEEYIQSVKEVERFLKGEKKELIEELQEKMYRLSDTMRYEEAAKIRDSLHALRIAFDSQRVISPELGDIDVIGSYQEGKETVFQVFFIRNGILIGGKDFYLKDTGYIPHGELLEGFIESFYVKVIIPPGEVLAEIKPSGVRALRKWLAQRSGEKVTIKIPESTKEKDLIAMAQENAKTAFLVRKGVRPEEILRMLGKRLGLSRMPSTIGAFDVSTISGSYSVGSFVWWEDGSFRKERYRHLRIKTVEGVDDYSMMSEIVKRTVRNLGEELPDLIIIDGGKAQLEVAMKALHEVPGSDREGVDMVGIAKRPDRAVLPNGELLPINDGKADALLLKRVRDEAHRFAVSYHRKLRGKGLLESRLEGIKGIGKKRRLALLRHFGSVAAVGESTVEEIASVEGMSRKLAELLLQELPKRTRG; encoded by the coding sequence ATGCATAAAACTACCGAAGCCATGAGAAAAAAGCTTAATATGGTCCCCGACAGACCGGGCGTTTACATCTTCAAGGATGAACAGGAGAGGATTCTCTATATAGGGAAGGCCAAAAGGCTGAAAAACCGCCTGAGGAGTTACTTCCGGAGATCCGCCTCTCTTGAACCACGCAAGACTGCAATGATGAGAAAAGTGGTCGATTTTTCTTATGTAATTACCGGCTCTGAACTTGAGGCACTTGCCCTTGAAGTAAACCTGATAAAGCAGCACAGACCCCGTTACAATGTGGTCCTGAGAGATGATAAAAATTATCCGTATCTGAGACTTACCGTCAAAGAGCGCTGGCCCCGCCTTGAGGTTGTAAGGAGAATTAAAAAGGACGGCTCCATTTATTTCGGACCGTACATCCCTGCATCCTCCATGTGGGAAACCCTCGCCTTTATCAGAAGGCACTTCCATATCAGACCCTGCCGTTACAGCCTCGACAGACCCATGCGTCCATGTATCCAGTTTCAGATGAGGCGTTGTCCCGCACCATGTGCGGGCCTGGTCCCGGATGAGGAATATATTCAGTCGGTCAAAGAGGTTGAGAGGTTTCTTAAGGGCGAAAAAAAAGAACTGATTGAAGAACTACAGGAGAAGATGTACAGGTTGTCCGACACGATGCGTTATGAAGAGGCGGCAAAGATAAGGGACAGTCTCCATGCACTGAGGATCGCCTTTGATTCACAGAGGGTTATCTCACCCGAACTCGGTGATATCGATGTGATCGGGTCATATCAGGAGGGTAAGGAGACGGTCTTTCAGGTATTTTTTATCAGGAACGGAATACTTATAGGGGGAAAGGATTTTTACCTGAAGGATACAGGGTATATTCCACACGGGGAGCTTCTGGAGGGTTTTATTGAATCCTTTTATGTTAAGGTGATTATACCACCCGGAGAAGTCCTTGCCGAGATAAAACCATCAGGCGTAAGAGCGTTGAGGAAATGGCTCGCACAGAGAAGTGGAGAGAAGGTCACTATAAAAATACCCGAAAGCACTAAAGAAAAAGACCTGATTGCAATGGCACAGGAGAATGCAAAGACTGCCTTCCTGGTGAGAAAGGGCGTAAGGCCGGAAGAGATACTCAGGATGTTGGGAAAGAGGCTCGGATTAAGCAGGATGCCTTCAACTATTGGCGCCTTTGATGTATCAACTATATCCGGCAGCTACTCTGTGGGTTCCTTTGTGTGGTGGGAGGACGGGTCCTTCAGAAAGGAGCGTTACAGACACCTCAGAATTAAGACCGTTGAAGGGGTCGATGATTATTCAATGATGAGTGAAATCGTGAAAAGGACAGTCAGGAACCTCGGTGAAGAGCTCCCTGACCTTATCATCATTGATGGAGGCAAGGCACAACTTGAGGTTGCAATGAAGGCGCTGCATGAGGTTCCCGGCTCAGATCGGGAAGGGGTGGATATGGTAGGAATAGCAAAACGGCCTGACAGGGCTGTCCTTCCCAATGGGGAACTCCTTCCCATCAACGATGGGAAGGCCGATGCCCTGCTACTTAAGAGGGTCCGTGATGAGGCGCATCGCTTTGCGGTAAGTTACCACAGGAAACTCAGAGGAAAGGGGCTCCTTGAATCACGACTTGAAGGGATTAAAGGAATTGGGAAGAAGAGAAGGCTTGCCCTCCTCCGGCATTTCGGTTCTGTTGCTGCAGTCGGGGAATCGACTGTTGAAGAGATTGCCTCCGTGGAAGGGATGAGCAGAAAACTGGCGGAGCTGCTGCTGCAGGAGCTACCGAAGCGTACCCGGGGTTAA
- the phoP_5 gene encoding alkaline phosphatase synthesis transcriptional regulatory protein PhoP, giving the protein MAKILVAEDSLTDLQYIKEMLTGTGHEVITAMDGDEAEEKARSEAVDLIVLDVVMPKKNGFQVCRSLKKDEKFKHIPIIMTTSKTQESDRFWGLKQGADEYITKPFEPIDLLLAIKKHLMRV; this is encoded by the coding sequence GTGGCAAAAATTCTTGTTGCAGAGGATAGCCTTACAGATCTTCAGTACATAAAGGAAATGCTTACCGGAACAGGGCATGAAGTAATAACCGCAATGGATGGAGATGAGGCGGAAGAGAAGGCAAGGTCAGAGGCGGTGGATTTGATAGTACTCGATGTTGTGATGCCGAAGAAGAACGGCTTCCAGGTATGCAGGTCTTTAAAAAAAGACGAAAAATTCAAACACATCCCGATTATAATGACTACATCGAAGACACAGGAAAGTGACAGGTTCTGGGGGCTCAAGCAGGGGGCGGATGAGTATATCACAAAACCCTTTGAACCTATTGATCTACTGCTTGCAATAAAGAAGCACCTCATGAGGGTATAA
- a CDS encoding phosphoenolpyruvate carboxykinase, giving the protein MATTHKLPVGPWRAILETALYANSVGKTTMAELYALSLKQPDVIVTSERMYKPEKIGLPRNARILVSQDGRIVGRTAKARRLVREMGNEKDRYKGILREAVYQFNRREGLWLEGVVGLHPDFMLKTHLLSPVTDAKNMLDWGLNFTPWMEPWSGIYKKSRVINEPDILVFADPEWSHPDFPDGLVIVDETENCIAILGMRYFGERKKGTLTLAWTCGVRHNMVASHGGIKTIGSNPPVAVFGLSGSGKSSITNSHDHAGTLKKSEKVIVIHDDAFLIDLENNYSIALEPSLFDKTDAVAFEDKQIKYFYTAQNVAVTMLPDGKKKLVAYDVRNQNGRCIKSREMFNHANACERPGKVIWLQKDPSLPPICRAKTPGIAVAMGASLSTMRAKGVENVDPAELKKLVIEPFANPFRVHPLMRDCQQFKKLFKMGTECYIMNTYAFGLPGALTDIPKELSLEIVTELVRGNIEWRDWKSFPGLQVPKNGRELFGSDYDRKYKPPKDQEYLDFLRDRMQDRITYLSNKRDIEHDMDSAFIDPIVEARTVIDRILHPI; this is encoded by the coding sequence ATGGCAACTACTCATAAGTTACCGGTTGGGCCCTGGAGGGCGATACTCGAAACAGCACTTTATGCAAATTCAGTTGGAAAGACTACAATGGCGGAACTGTATGCCCTTTCACTAAAACAGCCTGATGTAATAGTGACCTCGGAGAGGATGTATAAACCTGAGAAGATCGGGCTTCCCAGGAACGCCAGGATTCTTGTTTCCCAGGATGGACGAATCGTGGGGAGGACCGCAAAAGCAAGACGGCTTGTGCGTGAAATGGGTAACGAAAAGGACCGTTACAAGGGTATTCTTCGTGAGGCGGTGTATCAGTTCAACAGGAGAGAGGGGCTATGGCTTGAAGGTGTTGTCGGTCTTCATCCCGACTTTATGCTTAAAACTCATCTCCTCAGTCCGGTAACCGACGCGAAAAATATGCTTGACTGGGGACTTAACTTTACACCGTGGATGGAACCCTGGAGCGGGATCTACAAGAAGTCAAGAGTTATCAACGAGCCTGACATCCTGGTCTTTGCCGACCCTGAGTGGTCTCATCCGGATTTCCCCGACGGGCTTGTTATTGTTGATGAAACCGAGAACTGTATAGCCATTTTGGGGATGAGATACTTTGGCGAAAGAAAAAAGGGTACCCTTACTCTTGCATGGACATGTGGTGTGCGTCACAACATGGTTGCGTCCCATGGGGGAATCAAGACAATCGGCAGCAATCCTCCCGTGGCTGTTTTCGGGCTCTCCGGGTCCGGCAAATCATCCATTACAAACAGCCACGACCATGCAGGAACACTGAAGAAGAGTGAAAAAGTAATCGTCATTCACGATGACGCGTTCCTGATCGATCTGGAAAACAACTACTCCATTGCCCTTGAACCCAGCCTCTTTGACAAGACAGACGCAGTGGCTTTTGAGGATAAACAGATCAAATACTTTTACACTGCTCAGAATGTGGCGGTAACCATGCTCCCTGACGGAAAGAAAAAGCTTGTAGCCTACGATGTAAGAAACCAGAACGGAAGGTGCATAAAATCCCGTGAGATGTTCAATCATGCCAATGCATGTGAACGTCCCGGAAAGGTCATCTGGCTTCAGAAGGACCCAAGCCTTCCCCCGATCTGTAGGGCGAAAACCCCGGGGATTGCAGTGGCAATGGGCGCCTCCCTTTCCACGATGAGGGCCAAAGGGGTTGAGAATGTTGATCCTGCGGAACTCAAGAAACTCGTTATAGAACCGTTTGCAAATCCCTTCCGGGTACATCCCCTTATGAGGGACTGCCAGCAGTTCAAGAAGCTCTTCAAGATGGGAACGGAATGCTACATAATGAATACCTATGCCTTTGGGCTGCCCGGCGCTTTGACGGATATTCCGAAAGAGCTATCCCTTGAAATCGTAACGGAATTGGTCAGGGGGAATATTGAATGGCGTGACTGGAAGTCATTCCCCGGGCTCCAGGTTCCCAAAAACGGACGTGAATTATTCGGCTCCGACTATGACAGGAAGTATAAGCCCCCAAAGGATCAGGAATATCTCGACTTCCTCCGTGACAGGATGCAGGACAGAATCACCTATCTCTCAAACAAGCGGGATATAGAGCATGATATGGACAGTGCCTTTATTGACCCCATCGTTGAGGCGAGAACGGTCATCGACCGTATCCTGCACCCGATTTAG
- the yhdN gene encoding general stress protein 69, with amino-acid sequence MKRAKIPLPVDTSNTGTPWLWIGTWSMGGEGFGPHDERESRKVLELAVRYGIRHFDTAGLYAHGRSEELLAKLIGGRRPEFFISTKGGLLWKGRRVMHDATPAGLKGQLYKSLRRLKTDYIDLYQLHRPAPDVSIRESLDALKEFKEEGLIRYWGVGNLNPGEVEENLRGERDIPHQVHFNPVHRADDLLLVGKDSCINCIISPLEQGLLGNGTSAAGRTALGKRDIRRRNRYFFDEKVLRWSERLRTMTDACRVPVSVVTLLWIAARPHVHVIIPGPRRTGQVREILQFRLMSDEYGRSDGEELKSVLSEDKIRAVIPGDLWDHLNRGPFKEESMK; translated from the coding sequence ATGAAAAGAGCAAAGATACCCCTTCCGGTAGACACATCTAATACAGGTACGCCCTGGCTATGGATCGGTACATGGAGCATGGGGGGTGAGGGATTCGGGCCCCACGATGAGAGGGAGTCCCGCAAGGTTCTTGAGCTTGCTGTAAGGTATGGTATCAGGCATTTTGATACCGCAGGTCTTTATGCCCATGGACGTTCGGAAGAACTCCTTGCAAAGTTAATCGGGGGAAGAAGACCGGAATTTTTCATTTCCACAAAAGGAGGCCTTCTGTGGAAAGGGCGGAGGGTGATGCATGACGCCACCCCTGCAGGACTCAAAGGCCAGCTTTACAAGAGCCTCAGAAGACTGAAAACAGACTATATCGACCTGTATCAACTTCACCGGCCTGCCCCGGATGTATCAATCAGGGAGAGCCTGGATGCATTGAAGGAATTCAAGGAGGAAGGACTTATAAGGTACTGGGGGGTGGGGAACCTCAACCCCGGGGAGGTAGAGGAGAACCTGAGAGGTGAAAGGGACATACCCCACCAGGTCCATTTTAACCCGGTTCACCGGGCAGATGACCTTTTGCTGGTTGGAAAGGACTCCTGCATAAACTGTATCATCTCCCCCCTCGAGCAGGGTCTTCTGGGGAACGGAACAAGTGCTGCGGGCAGAACCGCACTCGGTAAGCGTGATATAAGAAGGAGAAACCGGTACTTTTTTGATGAGAAGGTTTTAAGATGGAGTGAGCGACTGAGAACAATGACCGATGCTTGCCGTGTTCCTGTGTCGGTGGTCACACTCCTGTGGATTGCTGCAAGGCCCCATGTGCATGTGATTATCCCCGGCCCGAGGCGTACCGGACAGGTTCGGGAGATCCTGCAGTTCAGATTAATGTCTGATGAGTACGGGCGCTCCGACGGCGAAGAACTCAAGAGCGTACTTTCAGAAGATAAAATAAGGGCCGTAATTCCGGGGGATCTGTGGGATCACCTGAACAGGGGCCCCTTTAAAGAAGAATCCATGAAATGA
- a CDS encoding nitrate/nitrite sensor protein NarQ, giving the protein MRLRTRFTVIMLIVYLVSLPVIALGSYFVLKNNAVKEILEEANLMLAAMEGVRGYTGQVLRPALQKLLPGKFVIEGMSATKVAYGVQLRMRKKLPRYSFKEATENPLNLVNKADGFEMKKLNQFRQGTLKTEWRGFKETPDGKYYVIMRPVSVKAACLKCHGNPNTAPPEVVKRYGTKHGYGWKVGEIVTVNSVYVPAEVPIQNAKKALITFTAIYSGIFLFVLFIIDRLIIGNIIRPIENFVSTAEEISRGKMDRDFEVTTNDEMKSLADAFSRMKVSLAKAMDILKER; this is encoded by the coding sequence ATGCGCTTGAGAACAAGGTTTACGGTTATCATGTTGATAGTTTATCTTGTTTCATTACCTGTCATTGCATTGGGGAGTTACTTCGTTCTGAAGAACAATGCAGTAAAAGAGATACTTGAAGAGGCAAACCTCATGTTGGCTGCTATGGAGGGGGTTAGAGGTTATACCGGTCAGGTACTCAGACCTGCATTACAGAAACTCCTGCCGGGAAAGTTTGTAATTGAAGGAATGTCCGCCACAAAGGTGGCCTATGGCGTTCAGTTGAGGATGAGAAAAAAATTGCCGAGATATAGCTTCAAGGAGGCTACGGAAAACCCGCTGAACTTAGTGAATAAGGCAGATGGATTCGAGATGAAAAAGTTGAATCAGTTCAGACAGGGAACCCTCAAGACCGAATGGAGGGGATTCAAAGAAACCCCCGATGGAAAGTACTATGTTATTATGCGGCCCGTTTCTGTAAAGGCTGCGTGTCTTAAATGTCATGGCAACCCTAACACGGCGCCACCTGAGGTTGTGAAAAGATACGGCACGAAGCATGGGTATGGCTGGAAGGTTGGAGAGATTGTTACTGTAAATAGTGTTTATGTTCCTGCAGAGGTTCCAATTCAGAATGCCAAAAAGGCGCTCATAACATTTACCGCCATCTACAGTGGTATCTTCCTGTTTGTTCTATTTATTATCGACAGGCTTATAATAGGTAACATTATAAGGCCTATTGAAAACTTTGTAAGCACTGCCGAGGAAATAAGCAGGGGGAAAATGGACAGGGATTTTGAAGTAACAACCAATGACGAAATGAAGTCCCTTGCAGATGCATTCAGCAGAATGAAGGTATCCCTTGCAAAGGCGATGGATATATTAAAGGAGAGATAG
- the splB gene encoding spore photoproduct lyase — MPESLNNKKAHPYGDGEEFIELIPLKGEAMGTCATFNRKYICCNVHVLRSVYNCPFQCTYCFLQNYLNDGGMKVVSDIDSLMSEVKEKVFSEPWRFFRIGTWELGDSLALEDETGQAARLVKGFSVLRNAVLELKTKSDRVDGILGIDHKERTVVSWSLNTEDIINHEEHRTAALQDRLLAIKKVSDDGYLIGLHFDPMILHEGWQRGYKGLVEAVFDVVDPGRVAWISIGSLRFNPEMRKMIENNYPQTDITTAEMVLGDDNKMRYVKPLRLEMYGFLYGQLRRFITEDCLVYLCMERWDVWEKCFGRHPDSIAHLDYIFAESLYRRFGVMDEPPEREAYEKSKDTPSGRHI, encoded by the coding sequence ATGCCGGAATCACTCAACAATAAAAAAGCGCACCCTTATGGGGATGGAGAGGAATTTATTGAACTGATCCCCCTAAAGGGAGAGGCAATGGGGACCTGTGCCACCTTTAACAGGAAGTACATCTGCTGTAATGTACATGTCCTGAGATCCGTCTACAACTGTCCCTTTCAATGTACCTACTGTTTTCTCCAGAACTACCTGAATGACGGCGGAATGAAGGTGGTTTCCGATATTGATTCGCTCATGAGTGAGGTAAAGGAGAAGGTCTTCTCAGAGCCGTGGCGTTTCTTCCGGATAGGAACCTGGGAGCTGGGAGACAGCCTTGCCCTCGAGGATGAGACCGGACAGGCGGCAAGGCTCGTGAAGGGGTTTTCAGTACTGAGGAACGCTGTTTTAGAACTGAAGACCAAGTCCGACAGGGTTGATGGTATTCTTGGGATCGATCACAAAGAGAGAACCGTTGTTTCCTGGTCCCTGAATACAGAGGATATTATAAATCACGAGGAGCATAGGACCGCCGCACTGCAAGACCGTCTTTTGGCAATAAAGAAGGTCTCAGACGATGGATATCTTATAGGGCTGCATTTTGATCCGATGATACTCCACGAAGGCTGGCAGAGGGGTTACAAGGGTCTTGTCGAGGCTGTCTTTGACGTAGTTGATCCCGGGAGGGTTGCCTGGATCTCGATCGGCTCTTTGAGGTTTAATCCGGAGATGAGGAAGATGATAGAGAACAACTATCCTCAGACCGATATTACAACCGCCGAGATGGTTCTTGGTGACGACAACAAAATGAGGTATGTAAAACCCCTGAGGCTGGAGATGTACGGATTTCTATATGGACAACTGAGGAGGTTTATCACCGAGGACTGCCTCGTCTATCTCTGCATGGAGCGGTGGGATGTGTGGGAAAAGTGCTTTGGCAGGCATCCTGACTCGATTGCCCATCTTGATTATATATTTGCCGAGTCACTTTACAGGAGATTCGGGGTCATGGATGAACCCCCGGAAAGAGAAGCCTATGAAAAGAGCAAAGATACCCCTTCCGGTAGACACATCTAA
- the fur_2 gene encoding ferric uptake regulation protein → MKEKTIFEDFLIKNNLRMTPQRRLILDVFLATEQHVTSEELYDVVKKKDQSLGQATVYRTLRLLSDAGLAREVDFGDGVIRYEHEYGHEHHDHIICERCKKQIEVLDDKIEELQKRLAKRHGFRLTGHKMYLWGICKECRIKDKSRSIK, encoded by the coding sequence GTGAAAGAGAAGACCATATTTGAAGATTTCCTTATAAAAAACAACCTCCGTATGACCCCCCAGAGGAGGCTGATCCTTGATGTGTTTCTTGCGACCGAACAACACGTTACATCGGAAGAACTCTATGATGTTGTAAAAAAGAAAGACCAGTCGCTCGGTCAGGCTACAGTATACCGCACCCTGAGACTGCTTTCTGATGCAGGTCTTGCAAGGGAGGTGGATTTCGGCGATGGAGTAATCAGATACGAGCACGAATACGGGCATGAACACCATGACCATATCATATGTGAAAGATGTAAAAAGCAGATAGAGGTGCTTGACGACAAGATCGAAGAGCTGCAGAAGAGGCTCGCAAAGAGACACGGGTTTAGACTGACAGGGCATAAGATGTATCTCTGGGGGATATGTAAGGAGTGCAGGATCAAGGACAAGAGCAGGTCTATAAAATAA
- a CDS encoding peptidase family M50, with the protein MDLNFIRSLVIAAIPVLIAITFHEVAHGYVASRFGDNTAKSMGRLTLNPIAHIDLFGTIIIPILLFISTSGQFTFGYAKPVPINPFNLRNPKKDMIYVSAAGPAANVLIAFLSGLLLVVLTWLETIMPPAVVSKIFLPFASMLRYGIIMNVYLAAFNLIPIVPLDGGRILAGFLPRELEIQFSRLEPYGIFIVLLLIFLGATRYFVVPLANLILSMISGILSIFTPM; encoded by the coding sequence TTGGACTTAAACTTTATAAGATCACTGGTAATAGCTGCAATCCCTGTCCTGATAGCCATAACATTTCATGAGGTTGCCCACGGTTATGTTGCCAGCCGCTTTGGGGACAACACTGCAAAGAGTATGGGTAGACTCACACTTAACCCCATTGCCCATATAGACCTGTTTGGGACTATAATCATCCCCATACTTCTCTTTATCTCAACCAGCGGCCAGTTTACATTTGGTTATGCCAAACCCGTTCCCATCAATCCCTTTAACCTCAGAAACCCCAAAAAGGACATGATCTATGTATCTGCCGCCGGTCCTGCAGCCAATGTTCTTATAGCCTTCTTATCTGGACTGCTGCTGGTTGTACTGACATGGCTGGAAACGATTATGCCTCCCGCTGTTGTCTCAAAGATCTTTCTTCCCTTTGCCTCAATGCTCAGGTATGGAATCATCATGAATGTCTACCTGGCGGCATTTAACCTTATCCCCATCGTTCCCCTTGACGGCGGGAGAATCCTGGCGGGGTTCCTGCCGAGGGAACTTGAAATACAATTCAGCAGGCTTGAACCCTACGGAATATTCATTGTACTGCTCCTGATCTTCCTCGGGGCAACAAGGTATTTTGTCGTCCCCCTGGCAAACCTTATCCTTTCCATGATAAGCGGAATTCTCTCAATATTCACACCTATGTGA